A window of the Streptomyces formicae genome harbors these coding sequences:
- a CDS encoding spore-associated protein A, with protein MTHTKRARAVCAAIGALAVPAGLLMTAPTASAASAGATAAYNGVCGSGYVVVNSAPVANVGTVYLTYNAKTGKNCVVTKRNTVGSPIYMAAYLNVVGRPESEAAVDEGEYRSYAGPVYKYAPGVCVEWGGVIGNWQTFNAGSNCGRMAAKTLYAGKDVKFRDAHK; from the coding sequence ATGACCCATACGAAACGAGCCCGTGCGGTCTGCGCGGCCATCGGGGCACTCGCCGTTCCTGCGGGCCTGCTGATGACGGCGCCCACGGCATCCGCGGCATCCGCGGGGGCGACGGCCGCGTACAACGGGGTCTGCGGCTCCGGCTACGTGGTGGTGAACTCGGCGCCGGTCGCGAACGTGGGCACGGTCTATCTGACCTACAACGCCAAGACCGGCAAGAACTGTGTCGTGACCAAGCGCAACACCGTCGGCAGCCCCATTTACATGGCCGCCTACCTCAACGTCGTCGGCCGCCCGGAGAGCGAGGCCGCGGTCGACGAGGGCGAGTACCGGTCCTACGCGGGCCCCGTGTACAAGTACGCACCGGGCGTCTGTGTCGAGTGGGGCGGGGTCATCGGCAACTGGCAGACGTTCAACGCGGGCTCGAACTGCGGCCGGATGGCGGCCAAGACGCTGTACGCGGGGAAGGACGTCAAGTTCCGCGACGCGCACAAGTAG
- a CDS encoding helix-turn-helix domain-containing protein, with translation MLTEFRTTALPTVDRFDCRHDMTTSALVPNALRSEHEKDFRAGAQLLDFGTVQVSALSYPPLETFRTTRPIRRADPECYQVMVNLRGGHRIVQGGKDITGGPGDLLCYDTSRPWRGWAGEHPLAVEGVMAQVPRALPALPANRVDRLLPLRVPATSGMAALFSCYLRQLVAGAAAYREADGTHLANATVELLTALLLHHLHHLDDAGTTAPDGTHRHALLLQIKAFVRRHLGEPRLDPAAIAAAHHLSVRSLHRLFGEQGTTVAGWIRARRLEHCHRDLADPLLRDVPIHAISTRWGLADPAHFSRVFRAAYGTSPSEYRRLALLGHGRRTSSTAGR, from the coding sequence ATGCTGACGGAGTTCCGGACGACGGCTCTGCCCACGGTGGACCGGTTCGACTGCCGGCACGACATGACGACGAGCGCATTGGTGCCCAACGCGCTCCGCAGTGAGCACGAGAAGGACTTCCGGGCGGGCGCACAGCTGCTGGACTTCGGAACGGTGCAGGTGAGCGCGTTGTCCTATCCGCCGCTGGAGACCTTCCGCACCACCCGTCCGATCCGGCGGGCCGACCCCGAGTGCTACCAGGTGATGGTGAACCTGCGCGGCGGCCACCGGATCGTCCAGGGCGGCAAGGACATCACCGGCGGCCCGGGCGACCTGCTGTGCTACGACACCTCACGGCCCTGGCGGGGCTGGGCCGGAGAGCACCCGCTCGCGGTGGAGGGAGTGATGGCGCAGGTCCCACGGGCGCTGCCGGCTCTGCCGGCGAACAGGGTGGACCGACTGCTTCCGTTGCGCGTGCCCGCCACGTCCGGGATGGCCGCCCTGTTCTCCTGCTACCTCCGGCAGCTCGTCGCCGGCGCCGCGGCGTACCGGGAGGCGGACGGCACGCACCTGGCCAACGCCACCGTCGAACTGCTGACGGCGCTGCTCCTCCACCACCTCCACCACCTCGACGACGCCGGCACCACGGCGCCGGACGGGACCCACCGCCATGCCCTGCTCCTGCAGATCAAGGCGTTCGTCCGACGGCACCTGGGCGAGCCCCGGCTGGACCCGGCCGCGATCGCCGCGGCGCACCACCTCTCCGTCCGTTCCCTGCACCGCCTGTTCGGGGAGCAGGGCACCACCGTCGCCGGCTGGATCCGCGCACGCCGGCTGGAGCACTGCCACCGGGACCTGGCCGACCCGCTGCTGCGGGACGTGCCGATCCACGCCATCAGCACCCGCTGGGGCCTGGCGGACCCGGCCCACTTCAGCCGTGTCTTCCGCGCCGCCTACGGCACGTCCCCCAGCGAGTACCGGCGCCTGGCACTGCTCGGCCACGGTCGGCGCACATCGTCAACTGCCGGGCGCTGA